The Lonchura striata isolate bLonStr1 chromosome 16, bLonStr1.mat, whole genome shotgun sequence genome contains the following window.
ATAATCCCAACCCAGCAGATGCTGTGTTAACAAGATGACAATTACTAATTAGAAACAGCATTACTTGCCAACAGGCAAAggaaccacacacacacacacatgaaaacccccaaaacagcaagaaaaactGTGGCAATAATCTGATAAATTCTGTTACCTGAGAACTAGGCACAAGGGCTTTCCACCAGTGTCCACCTTTCACAAGGTCTACATCACTCAAGGGCATTGACACTTTGCCAATAACACAATGGCGTGAGAATTTGTCAAAATCCACTACAGTTAAAAGCAGAGTTCTTCTCTGGGCTTCTAAAAAGGGGATTTCAAATGTGTACCTCTCCTCAAACACTGGGTTCTGCGTTTTGCGTTTCACTCCAGTCTGCTTGGAGTTCTTCTGATCAGGAAGAAGGCAGATCTTCACATAGGGGTTGGAGTGAGCCATGTCTTGCCTTGAACCATCGTAAGAAATTGGGGGAGGCAGATCTTTAGCCTCAATGACTCGCACTATTAGATAATTATGCAACAGATCATACTGTGTGCTAAAATGCAGCATGCCCAGCTGGTACTTGGACAAGATCTCCTCGTCTGTCAAGGAGTCCATGTCATCACTATTTGAGTCAAGAGAGTACAGCCTTGGTTCAAATTTTCTAAAATAGTCATCTGGGGTGTAGGTTTTTCGCAGGATAGTTGGCTGAACTATTTCTTTCTTAGCTCCTATTATTCCAAACTCGATGGGTTTGATGTCAATTAGTGGAGAACTTGGCCTCCTCGACTCCAGACCTGAATGAGAGAAACACACAAACGTGATTGTCAGAAACACTAAAGTTACAGGTGCAGCTATTCTGTGTCTGTGAAGTGCCAGGCTCCACAGTGAGGCttttcccctctgccctgccaaCAATAAGCAGCACCCTCAGCCATGCTGAAGCACAAGCTGGCCTGCACTTCTCCCTCCCTGTCCACCTGCAGTTGTGCACCATGCTCGTCCTTCAGCAAGAAAAGCAGGGCTGGCCCCTTCCACTGTGCTCCTGCAAACCAGGACGAGATTTTAATCAGTGTGCCTTCAACTGGACTTGGTTCCCTGTCCAAAAGATGAAAGAGCAAGCACTAGAGTTTGATTTTCTCCCCCACAAGAATTCATCAGCGGTGGAAGGACGGCCTTACTCGAAATGCGCCGCGTGAGGCTGTAAGTGGACCGTGATGTATCTGAGGACGACCGCCTTCTGTCAGGGGAAACATCCTGCAGAGTGGGAGGCAGCTCGCTGATTGCATTATCAGAGTCTCCATCTTTGTCCTCATTTTGGCTGCTTATCCTGTTAGAATGAGAGACCTTTGGATGATTCAACCCAGTACAAGGAGTATATGCAGAATAACAACGTGTTCTGGCATTCTGGGGTGCTCGTCCCTCCATGCTGGGGCTACCTCCTGATCAGTCTGGTAAGCAAAAGGCTGAGCACCTGACTTCAGACCTAAGCAAAAAACACATTCTTCAACTTTCTGCCTGTCTTTCAAACAGTTTTATCAGTACTAGAGCATGACACAGACCACTAAGGCACATATAACTCAGATGTTGATCAGAAATATTATACTTctctctaagga
Protein-coding sequences here:
- the SYT17 gene encoding synaptotagmin-17, with translation MAYIQLEPINEGLLARISDLLLCRWTCRNCCQKCFDCSCCQTNEDEVEILGPFPAQTPAWLISSQNEDKDGDSDNAISELPPTLQDVSPDRRRSSSDTSRSTYSLTRRISSLESRRPSSPLIDIKPIEFGIIGAKKEIVQPTILRKTYTPDDYFRKFEPRLYSLDSNSDDMDSLTDEEILSKYQLGMLHFSTQYDLLHNYLIVRVIEAKDLPPPISYDGSRQDMAHSNPYVKICLLPDQKNSKQTGVKRKTQNPVFEERYTFEIPFLEAQRRTLLLTVVDFDKFSRHCVIGKVSMPLSDVDLVKGGHWWKALVPSSQNEVELGELLLSLNYLPSAGRLNVDIIRAKQLLQTDMSQGSDPFVKIQLVHGLKLTKTKKTSCMRGTIDPFYNESFSFKVPQEELENASLVFTVYGHNVKSSNDFIGRIVIGQYSTGAPESNHWRRMLSAHRTAVEQWHSLRSREDCDRVSPASLEVT